From the genome of Rana temporaria chromosome 8, aRanTem1.1, whole genome shotgun sequence:
ATGGTGTTGGCCAGGAATTTttcaaacggcacacaattgtcgttCAACAAACGCGAGaactacgtgtttttttagctctttagcgccaccctttgggtaccTTCTGCaaatgtcgtgtttggtgagcattgattctgagcatgcgtgtttgtactttggacttttgtctgcactgtcacacacgatcggaaaatccgacaacagacaaTTGTTCGccaaaaattttaaagcctgccatccaaaatGTGGCCGCtgaaaatctgacaattgtccgatgaagcgtacaaatggtcggattttccaccaaccgcctgccatcacacaattcccgtcggaaaatctgattgtgtgtacgaggctttatttgTCAGGACAACATGTTTCAGAGGGCGTGGCCTCCTTCCTCAGATCCGCTCCCTGTTATTCAGAGAGCCCTTTTGTAGCTGAAATTAATTGGCCTGGGTTTTTTAACTTTATAATCAAAATGTATCAAACTTCAACTAAAAAACATAtggatgatttatttttttcccatcagaTTATAATTACATATAATAAtcataaatttcaataaaattggATCGGTAAAAAATAGTACTAGGGTTCTATAAAAATGTTTTAGGTTCTTTCTATATACAtgcatatatatgtacacacacacacgttaattattttATCATATTTCCCATAGTTTTTAGAatatataactttcacacaaaccaattaaaatacacttattgggattaattttttcttttattttggtgTAGAGTGAAGAATGGAGTAAtataaaagctgaagttaaagaagaAGAAGTAGTAGAGACGTATGTGGAGGGTGATCAGCCGTGCATGGAGGAGGTTGTGATGATTATGAAGAGTGAAGAGGAAGAAATTTCTCTCCCTGTCAACACAGGTAAGTATAGGCACTATGGAAGAATCGGGTCACAATCTAATTTTATGTCTGAGTATAAGGATTGTAGTTTAACCAGATTGGCTCTGGAGCACatttttcgtttcttgcacacaGGTGAATATCTTAATTTTTTGGGCAATAAAATAACTTAAACTCCCAAagtttaaaacagaaaaaaaaggaagatggTTACAAATTTTTCTGTCGCATAATATTTGAGCAACTGTTTATTAAACGCAAAGTTTGcagtaaaatttattttattttattttttctgaaacacacacacaatataatacacattttattggtaaaataaaaaagacgggGTTGTGTTGAGTGAATAGATATCAAACATGTCCAAAAATTGCTTCCCCCGTGATATCCCTAAAAAAACTACGGTACCCAAAAATAGTGGACTATTTCAAAGCATTTCTAACTGATCAGTATTGAGATAACCGGGAGCTCttgtgttagaattattgctttctctCCGACATTTGCGGTAGTAAACCGTCGTTTACATATGTCTGCACACCCTGGGCATGTATTTCTACATGTATGTGAGGCGGGGGGGTtaatgcaattattatttttttcaatacattttattttttttacttatttgctATTACAGGGGGTTAATAAATCCTCCATGTAATAGCATTGGGTAAGTGACGGGTCCAAAACCCCAATCCCCCCCCGCCCTGAAAACCATGTACCTGAGCACAGATCGGCTTGGTTTGATGTGTGCCCTGGCTGTACCGGCCAGGAAATGGTGGATCTAAAACATcatcgcttacatttttttttgtgtacaggtGAGATTGAGGTATGAATTTCCCTCACTCTCTCATCCCATCCTGGAGCTGGCTGTTGTATACCTGGGCTCCCAGTAAATCGGGAGATCCCGGGAACCATAGGAGGGTGGTGGGGTGCCAGCAGGGAGGAGCACTGCACCGCCTGCTCTGTGAAAGTGTTTGGTGGCTCTAAAGCCGCTGAATCATCTTCACTTTCAAGTCAGGGTTTGGCTCTACAAACGAAGCAAAAGCTGATGGCTTCAGTAGGCTGGAAACTCAAAGCTTTGCCTGTAGGAGTGGGCATACCCTAGTGGGGTCTTCAAAGTCTAGGCACCATAAGAATGGACCACTACCTCTGGACCTGTATAGCAGAGGTGAGCGCCCATGCAGGACCAAGTGCCCAAAGCCACATTACAGGCAGTCCCTACACAGCATGGTTCCCAAAGTTTAACAGAGGCTGAACCAATATAGATGCGCTGCCTCCATTGTTGTGTTAGAAGATAGTAAATGTTGATTGAAAAATCACAAGATAAAACAACAGTTAAAAAGCAACCTCAGTCCCCTTTTTAGTGGCTCCGCTCCCCCTGATTTGCAGTGCCGCTCTTGCTCAGATGTgccaggaggagatactgtacaccatatgaaaggtccatctccattcctcaatataacgtcatgttcccaacaaatgcgtTCAGTAAGGAAAAAAATTGAGGAGACTTAGAGGATGACCATAAcaacatcatcgatgtatctacTCCACAGCTAAATGTTCCATATAAAGGAactatctccattcctcaatataacgtcatgttcccaacaaatgaggaggagatactgtacaccatataaaaggttcatctccattcctcaatataacgtcatgttcccaacaaatgaggaggagatactgtacaccatatgaaaggtccatctccattcctcaatataacatcATGATTCCAACAAATTATGTGACATCTCTTTTACTTCAAAATAGCTTGTATTAATGCACAAAGAAACATTACCCAGCATGTCGTAGTTGTTTTGGATGTTTAGTTTCCatgaactgttttttattttcatatttttatgtTACAATTGTACCCAGTTAAAGCTAAGAACTCCAGTTATTTGTGAACTACTGACATttgttaccttttttttatttttttataactcttTCCAACAGATGGATGTGATGTGAGGAATTCCTTGGAGAGACATCTTCTATTATCTGCTGATTGTAAGTCAGAAGATAATGTCATCACACAGGATCCTCCAGGAGGAAatccaaatacacaaaatatacatcaCAGACCTTCCTGTCCGGAGACATCAATGGATCCCTCTGATCAGGGGGAATCTTCTCATCAATCACATACTATGATTGCATATATCTATTTAAAATCTCACACCGCAGATAGATCAATAGATTCTTCTAATCCCAAGAAATCTTTACCCAATGAAGGAGATCACCGAAATGACAATCTATTCTCATGTTCGGAGTGTGGGGCATCATTCACTGTAAAGAAATTCCTTCTtttacaccagagaattcacacgggtgtgcttccttattcatgttcagagtgtgggaaatgttttgcttttaaaggaGACTTTTTAAAACATCAGAAAATTCACAGGGTTgagtgttcagagtgcgggaagtaTTTCATAAAAAAAGCTGATCTTGTTAttcatcagagaattcacacgggggagcgtccttattcatgttcagagtgcgggaaatctttcactaacAAAGCAGGTCTTGATcaacaccagagaagtcacacagAAAAGCGTCCTtactcatgttcagagtgcgggaaatctttcactcgcaAACGAGACCTTGTtcaacaccagagaattcacacaggtgagcgtccgtattcatgttcggagtgcgggaaatctttcacataTAAAGGAGTCCTTGTtaaacatcagagaattcacacaggtgagtgtccttattcatgttcagagtgcggggaaTCTTTCACTCAAAAATGGATCCTTACAAAACACCAGAGAGTTCACAC
Proteins encoded in this window:
- the LOC120910128 gene encoding zinc finger protein 614-like, with amino-acid sequence MEDHNYVHHDQGEDPKDIKVEVKVEKEDKSGDQQSMEEGDPLYSRDSTQEDYTIPHHHQSEEWSNIKAEVKEEEVVETYVEGDQPCMEEVVMIMKSEEEEISLPVNTDGCDVRNSLERHLLLSADCKSEDNVITQDPPGGNPNTQNIHHRPSCPETSMDPSDQGESSHQSHTMIAYIYLKSHTADRSIDSSNPKKSLPNEGDHRNDNLFSCSECGASFTVKKFLLLHQRIHTGVLPYSCSECGKCFAFKGDFLKHQKIHRVECSECGKYFIKKADLVIHQRIHTGERPYSCSECGKSFTNKAGLDQHQRSHTEKRPYSCSECGKSFTRKRDLVQHQRIHTGERPYSCSECGKSFTYKGVLVKHQRIHTGECPYSCSECGESFTQKWILTKHQRVHTEEHPYLCTECGKSFTHKGDLVIHQRTHTEQRPPLPSD